A genomic window from Populus alba chromosome 19, ASM523922v2, whole genome shotgun sequence includes:
- the LOC118034670 gene encoding G-type lectin S-receptor-like serine/threonine-protein kinase LECRK3 gives MGTNADCSCYPGFAFNDPSEKFSGCYKNVTESFCTGTKEGKMYDVKAVENILFEPNPYSVLHVKKENCGLCCLEDCLCDVALYMNERCEKYTAPIRYGLKDINISSIAFFKVKAASPAAPPMSPTIIIESKKSLLVFLAIAFGSVTFLCFVIAISTFCVYRDRAYLYEKLSGIISLAGEFTLRSFSYSELEKATSGFMEELGRGSIGAVYRGTIPEGDRTVAVKRLEKVLDEGEKKFRAEITVIGQTYHRNLVRLLGFCVEGSRRVLVYEYLRNGTLADLLFQSERRPIWKERVRIALDIARGILYLHEECQACIIHCNITPQNILMDDSWMAKISDFGLSKLLYPDEIRSSMALSQSRGHMAPEWQNNALMSVKADIYSFGVVLLEIICCRSSIKVDVSTPDEMNLPSWAYQCFAAGQLDKLVKDEDIEFESLERMVKIGLLCVQHDPASRPCIKNVILMLEGSEDIPAPSPIAPFRSTA, from the coding sequence ATGGGCACTAATGCTGACTGTTCCTGTTATCCTGGATTTGCTTTCAATGACCCCAGTGAGAAATTCAGTGGATGCTACAAGAATGTCACTGAAAGTTTTTGCACAGGCACCAAAGAAGGGAAAATGTACGATGTCAAAGCCGTAGAGAATATATTGTTCGAGCCAAATCCTTATTCTGTCCTACATGTGAAGAAGGAAAATTGTGGTTTGTGTTGCCTGGAAGATTGTCTTTGTGATGTTGCTCTATATATGAATGAGAGGTGTGAAAAGTATACTGCACCAATTCGATATGGtttaaaagatataaacatATCATCTATAGCCTTCTTCAAAGTGAAAGCAGCATCTCCTGCTGCACCTCCAATGAGCCCGACAATCATCATAGAAAGCAAGAAAAGTTTACTTGTGTTTCTTGCTATAGCATTCGGCTCTGttactttcttgtgttttgtcatTGCAATCTCTACTTTCTGCGTGTACAGGGATCGAGCTTATCTTTACGAAAAGCTGTCAGGAATCATAAGCTTGGCTGGAGAGTTCACTCTGCGGTCATTTTCTTATAGTGAGCTTGAGAAAGCTACAAGTGGTTTCATGGAAGAGCTGGGCAGGGGTTCTATTGGTGCAGTTTACAGAGGGACAATACCTGAGGGTGATAGAACTGTTGCTGTTAAGAGACTTGAGAAAGTTTTagatgaaggggaaaaaaagttcCGAGCAGAAATCACTGTGATTGGACAAACTTATCACAGAAACTTGGTTCGGTTGCTTGGTTTTTGTGTGGAGGGCTCTCGGAGGGTTCTCGTCTACGAGTACTTGAGAAACGGCACCCTTGCTGATCTTTTATTCCAGTCTGAGAGGCGCCCCATTTGGAAAGAAAGAGTGAGGATTGCTCTCGATATAGCTCGAGGAATACTCTATCTACATGAAGAGTGTCAAGCCTGCATCATCCATTGCAATATAACCCCTCAAAACATTCTCATGGATGATTCTTGGATGGCCAAAATCTCCGATTTCGGATTATCAAAGCTATTATATCCAGACGAAATAAGAAGCTCGATGGCACTCTCACAGAGTCGAGGGCACATGGCACCTGAATGGCAGAATAACGCCTTGATGTCGGTAAAAGCTGATATCTACAGCTTCGGGGTTGTACTTCTGGAGATCATCTGTTGCAGAAGCAGTATAAAAGTAGACGTCTCAACACCAGATGAAATGAATCTTCCCAGTTGGGCATATCAATGCTTTGCAGCTGGACAGCTGGACAAGCTTGTGAAGGATGAAGATATAGAATTCGAGTCACTAGAAAGAATGGTGAAGATTGGACTGCTGTGCGTTCAACATGATCCAGCTTCACGTCCTTGTATCAAGAATGTGATCTTGATGCTTGAAGGGTCCGAAGACATTCCAGCTCCATCACCTATAGCTCCATTTCGCAGCACCGCTTAG
- the LOC118034669 gene encoding G-type lectin S-receptor-like serine/threonine-protein kinase LECRK1 — MAFAYAAFFLLVICIYKPAISQQNHSNLISLGSSISTNVQPTSWRSPSGTFAFGFYPQGSGFIVGIWLVCKPADIITWTAYRDDPPVPSNATLELTVNGKLLLRTYSANNEAGEGKLIAKIEKSASNAGMLDSGNLVLYNEHSDAIWESFNFPTDTILGGQNLYAGGELLSSASTTDFSTGRFRLKMQSDGNLVWYPVDTPDTSVDAYWSTETSETSGSSGAHLYLNYTSGELLILNKTSGIVSTVLSSDSESESRSIIYRATLEYDGIFRLYFHNFDRNGAYTTSLKEHAPESQCQVKTFCGLNSYCTMNDDQPDCRCLPGTVPVHPDQRYNGCERNYTEQLCKVAEETSSYNIIDMEKMTCYDIPYFLNSTSEEDCRKSCLQDCNCAGALYEDGDCMKMKFPVKYASRYEDDDQYSSKVFFKVGLKSVGSAMKPPVVHKTSKKTVTLIFVMSVAFITCSSIAIAASVFFISKSRVVEARMRLGSGNLGLAHELSLRAFSYRELKNATKGFREELGKGSFGAVYKGTLYKGKKVIAVKRLEKLVSEGEREFLTEMRSIGKTHHKNLVRLLGYCTEDSQRLLVYEYMSNGSLADLLFRTERIPNWSHRVKIALDIARGILYLHEECEAPIIHCDIKPQNILMDDFWNAKISDFGLAKLLVPDQTRTFTIVRGTRGYLAPEWHKNTPISVKADVYSYGVMLLEIVLCRRNIETNVSRPEEVLLSNWAYELMVARELDKLDLGEDVDLQNLEKMVMVGLWCIQDEPGIRPSMKSVVLMLEGITDVSVPPHPTSASA; from the coding sequence ATGGCTTTTGCTTATGCAGCTTTCTTTTTGTTAGTAATTTGTATTTACAAACCTGCAATTTCCCAGCAGAACCACTCAAACCTGATAAGTTTAGGTTCATCAATCTCCACCAACGTCCAACCAACTTCATGGCGCTCCCCTTCTGGCACATTTGCCTTTGGGTTCTACCCACAGGGCAGTGGCTTTATAGTGGGAATTTGGTTGGTGTGTAAGCCAGCTGATATAATCACCTGGACAGCATACCGAGATGACCCTCCGGTGCCATCAAATGCTACGTTGGAGTTGACCGTAAACGGTAAGCTTCTTTTAAGAACTTATTCTGCCAACAATGAGGCCGGTGAAGGGAAACTCATTGCTAAGATAGAGAAGTCAGCTTCAAACGCTGGCATGCTTGATTCTGGAAATCTAGTGCTCTACAATGAACATTCTGATGCCATTTGGGAGAGTTTCAACTTTCCTACAGATACAATATTAGGAGGCCAGAATCTATATGCAGGGGGTGAACTGCTTTCCAGTGCATCTACAACCGATTTTTCAACAGGAAGGTTTCGTCTTAAAATGCAAAGTGATGGGAATCTTGTTTGGTATCCCGTAGACACTCCAGATACTTCAGTAGATGCTTATTGGAGCACAGAAACTTCAGAAACTTCTGGGTCCTCTGGTGCCcatctatatttaaattatacttCAGGAGAACTGCTAATCCTTAACAAAACCTCGGGCATAGTCAGCACTGTGTTATCCTCTGATTCAGAATCGGAAAGCAGATCAATTATCTACCGGGCAACATTGGAGTACGATGGAATTTTTCGATTGTATTTTCATAACTTCGACAGAAATGGTGCCTACACTACATCTCTTAAAGAGCATGCACCAGAAAGTCAATGCCAAGTGAAGACTTTCTGCGGTCTCAACAGCTACTGCACCATGAACGATGATCAACCTGACTGCCGCTGTCTTCCTGGCACTGTTCCTGTCCATCCCGACCAGAGATATAATGGGTGTGAGAGGAACTACACTGAACAGTTATGCAAAGTTGCAGAGGAAACATCCTCGTATAACATTATTGATATGGAGAAAATGACTTGTTATGAcattccttattttttaaactccACGTCAGAAGAAGATTGCAGAAAGTCCTGTTTGCAGGACTGTAACTGTGCTGGTGCGCTGTACGAAGATGGGGACTGCATGAAAATGAAGTTCCCAGTGAAATATGCTAGTAGATATGAAGATGATGATCAGTACTCATCAAAGGTTTTCTTCAAGGTGGGTTTGAAGAGCGTCGGATCTGCAATGAAGCCTCCAGTGGTCCATAAGACAAGCAAGAAGACAGTGACTCTCATTTTTGTTATGAGCGTAGCATTCATCACATGCTCTTCAATTGCCATTGCAGCTTCTGTTTTTTTCATCTCTAAGTCAAGAGTTGTTGAGGCCAGAATGCGGTTGGGAAGCGGAAATCTAGGCTTGGCCCATGAGCTCTCCCTGAGAGCATTTTCATATCGTGAGCTTAAAAATGCAACCAAGGGTTTCAGGGAAGAGTTGGGAAAAGGATCTTTTGGAGCAGTTTACAAAGGGACATTATACAAAGGTAAAAAAGTAATTGCAGTGAAGAGGCTAGAGAAGTTGGTCAGTGAAGGTGAAAGAGAGTTCCTCACAGAGATGCGTTCAATTGGAAAAACTCATCATAAAAACTTGGTTCGGCTACTTGGTTACTGTACTGAGGACTCCCAGAGGCTACTAGTTTATGAATACATGAGCAACGGTTCCCTTGCAGATCTTCTCTTCCGAACTGAAAGAATTCCAAATTGGAGTCACAGGGTGAAGATTGCTTTGGATATTGCTAGAGGGATCCTATATCTACATGAAGAGTGTGAGGCACCAATCATCCATTGCGATATAAAACCTCAAAACATTCTAATGGATGATTTTTGGAATGCTAAGATCTCTGATTTTGGGCTAGCAAAATTGCTAGTGCCTGACCAAACAAGAACCTTCACAATAGTCAGAGGGACACGAGGTTACTTGGCTCCTGAATGGCACAAGAACACTCCAATATCAGTGAAGGCAGATGTTTACAGTTACGGAGTTATGCTCTTGGAAATTGTTTTGTGCAGGAGAAATATAGAAACTAATGTATCAAGACCAGAGGAAGTTCTACTTTCTAATTGGGCATACGAGCTTATGGTTGCAAGAGAATTGGACAAGCTTGATCTTGGCGAAGATGTAGACTTGCAGAATTTGGAGAAAATGGTTATGGTGGGCTTGTGGTGCATTCAAGATGAACCAGGTATCCGTCCTTCTATGAAGTCTGTTGTGTTGATGTTAGAAGGAATTACCGATGTATCTGTTCCTCCACATCCAACTTCAGCTTCAGCATAA